The Phycisphaerae bacterium DNA window CCTCGCTTGCGGCCGCACTTGCGGCAGGAGTAGATTACAAAACGGCTGTCGAAATATGCAACGTCGCAGGCGGCATTGAAGTCGAAAAATTCGGTACAGCTACCGTTTCCATCGAGGAAATAGTAAACGAACTAATAAGCAGAAAACAAAAAAGCGGTTCAAAAATTAAAAGTGTCGACCAGCTCATAAGCCAACTCAAATGGCACAGAGGTCATAAACAGAAAATCGTATTCACCAACGGATGTTTCGATGTTTTGCACAGAGGCCATATAGAATTTCTTAGTTTCTGTAAAAAACACGGCGATATCGTCGTACTCGGTCTGAACAGCGACAAAAGCGTTAAAATTATAAAAGGTCCGGAAAGGCCCATCAATAACCAGCTCGACAGAGCGGCCGTTCTTTCTGGGCTGGAAAGCGTTGACTACATCGTAATATTCGACGAGCCAGACCCGCTAAATATAATAAAACAGGTAAAACCGGATGTCCTTGTCAAAGGACAGGATTGGGCGGAAAAAGGCGTCATCGGCAGAGAATTTGTCGAATCAACCGGCGGAGAAGTAGTTCTCGCTCCTCTGGTCGAAGGAAAAAGCTCCACCAATACCATAGAAAAAATGAAATCCTTAAGGAAACACAGCAAATGAAAAACCACATCATCCAAACAATCGCGATGCACAGAAAAATGCTCGACAATTTAGAGGCGGATTGCATCAGGGCAATTGAAGACACCGCCAAAACAATTATCAAAAGCATTGAAAAAGGCGGAATACTGTATATCTGCGGCAACGGCGGTTCGGCCGCCGACGCTCAGCATATCGCTGGAGAATTTATCGGCAGATTTCTGCGTGAAAGAAAGGCACTGCCCGCGGTCGCCCTTTCAACCGATACATCGATTATAACCTGTATAGGCAATGATTACAGCTTTGAAGATATATTTGCAAGACAGGTTGAAGGACTCGTAAAAAAACGGGACTGCCTGTGGGCGTTTTCAACAAGCGGCAAAAGTCCCAACATTTTAAAAGCGGCGAAACTCGCAAAAAAACTTGGAGCAAAAGTCATAGCGTTTACCGGCAAAAAAAACAGCCCGCTCGAAAAACTCGCCGATGTCTGTCTTTGTGCCGAGGCGGACAAGACTTTCGCCGTGCAGGAAATCCATCAGATTGCATATCATATAATCTGCGATCTGGTCGAAAAACATTTTGCATAGGAAATAAATTATGCCTGACAAAGCAATCTTTCTCGATAGAGACGATACTATCATCGAAGATACCGGCTATATAAACAGCGCAGAACAGGTGAAGCTCGTTCCGGCCGCGGCCTCTGCTATTGTCGAACTTAGAAAAATGGGTTACAAACTAATCGTCGTCTCCAACCAGTCCGGCATCGCCCGTGGA harbors:
- a CDS encoding SIS domain-containing protein gives rise to the protein MKNHIIQTIAMHRKMLDNLEADCIRAIEDTAKTIIKSIEKGGILYICGNGGSAADAQHIAGEFIGRFLRERKALPAVALSTDTSIITCIGNDYSFEDIFARQVEGLVKKRDCLWAFSTSGKSPNILKAAKLAKKLGAKVIAFTGKKNSPLEKLADVCLCAEADKTFAVQEIHQIAYHIICDLVEKHFA